Proteins found in one Geomonas subterranea genomic segment:
- a CDS encoding NarK family nitrate/nitrite MFS transporter — protein sequence MSSRVLAVWTPEDAQFWEQQGKAIAYRNLWISIPSLFLSFAVWMVWSVVVVNLQSIGFSLDADKLFWLAALPGLSGATLRIFYSFMVPIFGGRTWTTISTASLLIPAVGIGFAVRDPGTSYSTMLLLAFLCGLGGGNFASSMSNISFFFPKTLKGTALGLNAGLGNLGVSAMQFLVPLVITGGMFGALCGDPQVCVIKGVSTSVWMQNAGFVWVPFIVLSTLAAWFGMNDIAEARASFKEQSVIFKRKHNWIMCWLYLGTFGSFIGYSAGLPLLIKSQFPTVNPMQYAFLGPLVGALCRPLGGWIADKVGGARVTFWNFVAMTAAAFGVLHYLPAQGNPGNFWGFLAMFIAMFITTGIGNGSTFRMIPVIFLTERQRAAGDVRREAQARAAAEAAKEAAAVLGFCSAFAAYGAFFIPKAFGSSITLTGGPQGALYGFLAFYVSCIALTWYCYSRENAEMPC from the coding sequence ATGTCGTCACGCGTATTGGCAGTATGGACCCCGGAGGACGCACAGTTCTGGGAGCAGCAGGGTAAGGCCATCGCCTACCGAAACCTTTGGATCTCCATCCCGTCCCTCTTCCTTTCCTTCGCTGTCTGGATGGTCTGGAGCGTCGTCGTGGTAAACCTGCAGTCGATCGGGTTTTCCCTCGACGCGGACAAGCTGTTCTGGCTGGCGGCGCTGCCGGGCCTCTCCGGCGCGACGCTGCGCATCTTCTATTCCTTCATGGTCCCCATCTTCGGGGGCAGGACCTGGACCACCATCAGCACCGCGTCGCTCCTGATCCCGGCTGTCGGCATCGGATTCGCCGTGCGCGACCCGGGCACGAGCTACAGCACCATGCTGCTGCTGGCCTTTTTGTGCGGCCTCGGCGGCGGCAACTTCGCCTCCAGCATGTCCAACATCAGCTTCTTCTTCCCGAAGACGCTCAAGGGTACCGCCCTCGGACTCAACGCGGGCCTTGGCAACCTCGGGGTGAGCGCCATGCAGTTCCTGGTGCCACTGGTGATTACGGGGGGGATGTTCGGCGCCCTGTGCGGGGATCCCCAGGTCTGCGTCATCAAGGGTGTCTCCACCTCGGTCTGGATGCAGAATGCGGGCTTCGTGTGGGTCCCCTTCATCGTGCTCTCCACCCTGGCCGCATGGTTCGGCATGAACGACATCGCGGAGGCCAGGGCGTCGTTCAAGGAGCAGTCGGTCATCTTCAAGCGCAAACACAACTGGATCATGTGCTGGCTCTACCTCGGCACCTTCGGATCGTTCATCGGCTATTCCGCCGGTCTGCCGCTCTTGATCAAATCACAGTTCCCGACCGTCAACCCGATGCAGTACGCCTTCCTCGGGCCTCTGGTGGGGGCGCTGTGCCGGCCGCTTGGCGGCTGGATCGCCGACAAGGTCGGAGGCGCCCGGGTCACCTTCTGGAACTTCGTCGCCATGACCGCCGCCGCCTTCGGGGTTCTGCACTACCTCCCCGCCCAGGGGAACCCTGGCAATTTCTGGGGATTCCTGGCCATGTTCATCGCCATGTTCATCACGACCGGTATCGGGAACGGATCGACCTTCAGGATGATCCCGGTGATCTTCCTGACCGAGCGGCAGCGCGCGGCGGGGGACGTCAGGCGCGAAGCTCAAGCCAGGGCCGCGGCCGAGGCGGCGAAGGAGGCAGCGGCGGTGCTCGGGTTCTGCTCCGCGTTCGCGGCCTACGGCGCCTTTTTCATCCCCAAGGCCTTCGGCAGCTCCATAACGCTGACCGGCGGACCGCAGGGCGCACTCTACGGCTTCCTCGCCTTCTACGTGAGCTGTATCGCCCTCACCTGGTATTGCTACTCGCGGGAAAACGCGGAGATGCCCTGTTAA
- a CDS encoding respiratory nitrate reductase subunit gamma: MLNSFIFIALPYAALALVLLVTPYRFLSNRLTWSAYSTQFLERKVLYWGINPWHYGILPILLAHVVGFAFPGVFKPFLGNPETLLGVESVLFGLGAFAVFGVFLLLLRRVNSGMLKRVTFSSDWLILYLLLFQAGTGIYIGYFMRWGSQWYLHTAVPYLWSIVSFQPQIEYVADLPLVFKLHAACAFLIVAVLPFTKLVHMLYLPLDFLKDPPLLYRWRSK; this comes from the coding sequence ATGCTGAACTCTTTCATCTTCATCGCCCTGCCCTACGCGGCCCTGGCGCTGGTACTCCTGGTCACCCCGTACCGCTTCCTGAGCAACAGGCTGACCTGGTCCGCCTACTCGACCCAGTTCCTGGAGCGCAAGGTCCTCTACTGGGGGATCAACCCGTGGCACTACGGAATCCTCCCGATCCTTTTGGCGCACGTGGTCGGGTTCGCGTTCCCCGGCGTGTTCAAGCCCTTTTTGGGCAATCCGGAAACGCTGCTCGGCGTGGAAAGCGTCCTGTTCGGGCTGGGGGCCTTCGCCGTCTTTGGGGTGTTCCTTCTGCTGTTGCGGCGCGTCAACTCGGGGATGCTGAAGCGGGTCACCTTCAGCTCGGACTGGCTGATCCTGTATCTGCTGCTGTTCCAGGCCGGCACCGGGATCTACATTGGCTACTTCATGCGCTGGGGTTCGCAGTGGTACCTGCACACCGCGGTTCCCTACCTCTGGTCGATCGTGTCATTCCAGCCGCAGATCGAGTACGTCGCCGACCTCCCGCTGGTGTTCAAGCTGCACGCCGCCTGCGCTTTCCTGATCGTGGCCGTGCTCCCCTTCACCAAGCTGGTGCACATGCTCTACCTGCCGTTGGATTTTCTGAAGGATCCGCCGCTTTTGTACCGGTGGCGGTCGAAGTAA
- a CDS encoding hemerythrin domain-containing protein, whose product MSRLIDELKKDHVAIEEMLNRVKDTSITNKEAHRLLLTAQSTLLAHLRKEDAQLYPVLNKAAQTDQGLKRTVDFYAKDMEEISGNAVAFFKKYSPDDAVIDIEFAKALGRLFATISRRLRSEENTLYSAYDKLQH is encoded by the coding sequence ATGTCTAGACTGATCGATGAGTTGAAAAAGGACCACGTGGCAATCGAGGAGATGCTCAACCGCGTGAAGGATACCAGCATTACCAACAAGGAGGCGCACAGGCTCCTGTTGACAGCGCAATCGACGCTGCTGGCACATCTGCGCAAGGAGGACGCGCAACTCTACCCGGTGCTGAACAAAGCCGCCCAGACCGACCAGGGGTTGAAGCGCACCGTGGATTTTTACGCCAAGGATATGGAAGAGATCTCCGGCAATGCCGTAGCCTTCTTCAAGAAATACTCCCCGGATGATGCCGTGATCGACATCGAGTTCGCCAAGGCACTGGGGAGACTCTTCGCCACCATCTCCCGTAGGCTGCGCAGTGAGGAAAACACCCTTTATTCAGCCTACGACAAACTGCAGCACTGA
- a CDS encoding endonuclease domain-containing protein, whose amino-acid sequence MPQATYSKLPEGLRDFARSLRGNQTDAENLLWLLLRNRRLGFKFRRQHPVAGYILDFFCHEAGLCVELDGGEHNAPEAAASDEQRTKKLNTLGITVLRFWDDEVLTNTEVVLEKIYLELVK is encoded by the coding sequence ATGCCACAAGCGACCTACTCGAAACTTCCGGAAGGGCTGCGGGACTTCGCCCGCTCTCTCAGAGGTAACCAGACTGATGCGGAAAACCTGCTCTGGCTGCTGCTGAGAAATAGGAGGTTAGGCTTCAAGTTTCGCAGACAGCACCCGGTTGCCGGGTACATCCTCGATTTCTTTTGCCACGAGGCGGGGCTGTGCGTTGAGCTTGATGGTGGGGAGCATAACGCCCCGGAGGCAGCGGCGAGCGACGAACAGAGGACAAAGAAGCTGAATACGCTGGGAATTACGGTGCTCAGATTTTGGGATGATGAAGTGCTGACAAACACGGAAGTTGTGCTGGAAAAGATTTACCTGGAGTTGGTTAAATAG
- a CDS encoding undecaprenyl-diphosphate phosphatase produces the protein MGIFEAIVLGIVEGLSEFLPVSSTGHLILASALLKLQQSEAHKVFEVVIQLGAMLAVVEVYRKQLFARPDLVKKVCFAFLPTGTIGFLLYKLVKSFFQPSLVSYMLIVGGVAFIVIEFWMKDRPATTHTLDEISYRQAFSIGLVQCLSMVPGVSRSGATIMGGLLFGLDRKDAAEFSFLLALPTMFAATCYDIYKNYTVFHAADWQNIAVGFVTSFIFGVIGIKALLKFVTSHTFIPFGIYRIVVGVLFLVFLF, from the coding sequence GTGGGTATTTTTGAGGCGATAGTACTTGGCATCGTGGAGGGGTTGAGCGAGTTCCTTCCCGTATCTTCCACGGGGCATCTCATCCTGGCGTCGGCCCTTTTGAAGCTGCAGCAGTCCGAGGCGCACAAGGTGTTCGAGGTGGTCATCCAACTGGGTGCCATGCTCGCCGTCGTCGAGGTGTACCGCAAGCAGCTGTTCGCGCGCCCCGACCTGGTCAAGAAAGTATGCTTCGCCTTCCTTCCCACCGGCACCATCGGTTTCCTGCTCTACAAGCTGGTGAAGTCGTTCTTCCAGCCTTCGCTGGTAAGTTACATGCTGATCGTCGGCGGGGTCGCCTTCATCGTCATCGAGTTCTGGATGAAAGACCGCCCTGCCACCACCCACACCCTGGATGAGATCAGCTACCGGCAGGCCTTCTCCATAGGTCTTGTACAGTGTCTCTCCATGGTACCGGGCGTCTCGCGTTCAGGGGCTACCATCATGGGGGGATTGCTGTTCGGCCTGGACCGGAAGGATGCCGCCGAATTTTCCTTCCTGCTGGCGCTTCCCACCATGTTCGCCGCCACCTGTTACGACATCTACAAGAACTACACGGTTTTTCATGCTGCGGACTGGCAGAACATCGCCGTTGGTTTCGTCACCTCGTTCATCTTCGGTGTGATCGGCATCAAGGCGCTCTTGAAGTTCGTCACCAGCCACACCTTCATCCCCTTCGGCATCTACCGCATCGTGGTCGGGGTGCTGTTTCTGGTTTTTCTCTTCTAG
- the narJ gene encoding nitrate reductase molybdenum cofactor assembly chaperone, whose product MSMQQSYHALSRLFDYPRQREEVESCYDALATYLRRSGIESRARLFGEMLGNSTLSELQEDYVARFDFNPAAAPYLGHHLYGDNQKKGGYMIQVKQEYGRYGFEAPVDELPDHLAVVLAFLAHLARRGEDEVRREFIGKLVLPAINKLLGTSEQRDTSPWLTLVEAAELLCSADCREEATC is encoded by the coding sequence ATGAGCATGCAGCAGAGTTACCACGCCCTGTCGAGGCTTTTCGATTATCCGCGGCAGAGGGAGGAAGTGGAGAGTTGCTACGACGCCCTCGCCACCTACCTGAGGCGCAGCGGCATCGAATCGCGCGCCCGCCTCTTTGGTGAGATGTTGGGGAATAGCACCCTTTCAGAGTTGCAGGAAGATTACGTGGCCCGCTTCGACTTCAACCCGGCGGCGGCTCCCTACCTGGGGCACCACCTGTACGGCGACAACCAGAAAAAGGGTGGCTACATGATCCAGGTGAAGCAGGAGTACGGCAGGTACGGCTTCGAGGCGCCCGTGGACGAGCTTCCTGACCATCTGGCCGTGGTGCTCGCCTTCCTGGCGCACCTCGCGCGCCGCGGCGAGGACGAGGTGCGTCGCGAGTTCATCGGGAAACTGGTTCTGCCTGCCATCAACAAACTGCTCGGCACATCGGAACAGCGCGACACGTCCCCCTGGCTCACCCTGGTCGAGGCAGCCGAGCTTTTATGCAGCGCGGATTGCCGTGAGGAGGCAACATGCTGA
- a CDS encoding nitrate reductase subunit alpha: protein MSHNRIKDDCSAHNRQWEELYRNRAQYDKVVRSTHGVNCTGGCSWMVHVKDGIVGWELQANDYPQFDGSIPNHEPRGCTRGISFSWYLYSPLRVKHPYLRGALLDRWNEAKKVHSDPVDAWASIVENPDSRASYTGQRGMGGFRRGDWETVTELIAASSIYTAKKHGPDRVVGFSPIPAMSMISYAAGSRFLQLFGGVALSFYDWYCDLPPASPQVWGEQTDVNESADWYNASYIVLCGSNVPMTRTPDAHYLTEARYRGTKVVVMSPDYSMASKFADAWLPVEQGHDGAFWMALNHVILKEFYAERQVTFFEEYVTRYTDFPFLVELTPSSPLPPGEGRSEGVWRQGELVRAARFERSASLEHAEWCLCVADKSGEVRVPNGSLGSRWSKQEGQWNLDMKDVVDGGEIDPALTFLGQETRKVLFRFEGEKDAVREVPVRRVLTAGGEIVVTTVFDLLMAQFGVSRGLSGDYPHGYDSDLPFTPKWQEKHTGIDAETLIKIAREWGENGEQSRGRNMVIIGAGVNHWYHNDLIYRAAITALILTGSVGRNGAGLAHYVGQEKVAPLSPWTSIAMAQDWVKGSRLQNTPSFWYMHSDQWRYDRNFVDYFKPETGDKMPMHAADFNAKAVRLGWLPFAPHFDANPLELMKQAKREGCQDDDAVRSWLVDRLKSGKNRFAIEDPDAAGNSPKVWFIWRGNAISASAKGHEFFLKHVLGAPNSSATAKEVAKGQVQDIVWHDKAPEGKVDLVVDLNFRMDTSTLYSDIVLPAATWYEKSDLNTTDMHSFVNCMDAAVPPSWESKSDWKIFSKIAKKVSELAATHLPEPLKDVIAAPLLHDTPGEIAQRSVKDWKLGECEPVPGKTMPNLAIVERDYVNLYNRFLSLGPNIGHLGSHGNYYDADDEHEKLLRELPNRSWNDKSYVDLADEKVVADVILSLAPETNGELAHRAYQNLEKRVGKPLAQIAEGAREVRVKWEDVTQKPRRGINSPIWSGLVNGGRPYSPYTLNVEHLVPWRTLSGRQSLYLDHPYYREFHEGLPTFKGKLNPALLDETEGETGLVLNFLTPHGKWGIHSTYSDNLRMLTLSRGGQAVWLNHLDAAGAGIEDNEQIEVYNANGVVVCRSIVSSRIPRGAAVMYHAPERTLNIKKSKKSGKRGGVHNSLSRIRLKPTLMLGGYAQFSYYFNYWGPTGVNRDSYVVVRKLK from the coding sequence ATGTCACATAACAGGATCAAGGATGACTGCTCGGCGCACAACCGCCAGTGGGAGGAGCTGTACCGGAACCGGGCCCAGTATGACAAGGTGGTGCGCTCCACCCACGGCGTCAACTGTACCGGCGGCTGCAGCTGGATGGTGCACGTGAAGGACGGCATCGTCGGGTGGGAGCTGCAGGCGAACGACTACCCGCAGTTCGACGGCAGCATCCCGAACCACGAGCCGCGCGGTTGCACCCGCGGCATCAGCTTCTCCTGGTACCTCTACAGTCCGCTGCGCGTGAAGCACCCCTACCTGCGCGGGGCGCTCCTGGACCGCTGGAACGAGGCGAAGAAGGTCCACTCCGACCCGGTGGATGCCTGGGCCAGCATCGTCGAAAATCCCGACTCCCGCGCCTCCTACACCGGGCAGCGCGGCATGGGGGGCTTCAGGCGGGGGGACTGGGAAACCGTCACCGAGCTAATCGCCGCCTCCAGCATCTACACGGCCAAGAAGCACGGCCCGGACCGGGTGGTCGGCTTCTCCCCCATCCCCGCCATGTCCATGATCAGCTACGCGGCGGGAAGCCGCTTCCTGCAGCTCTTCGGCGGCGTCGCCCTAAGCTTCTACGACTGGTACTGCGACCTCCCCCCGGCATCGCCGCAGGTCTGGGGCGAGCAGACCGACGTGAACGAGTCGGCGGACTGGTACAACGCCTCCTACATCGTCCTATGCGGTTCCAACGTCCCGATGACCCGCACCCCCGACGCCCACTACCTCACCGAGGCGCGCTACCGCGGCACCAAGGTGGTGGTGATGTCGCCCGACTATTCGATGGCGAGCAAGTTCGCCGACGCCTGGCTCCCGGTCGAGCAGGGGCACGACGGCGCCTTCTGGATGGCGTTGAACCACGTCATCCTGAAGGAGTTCTACGCTGAGCGCCAGGTCACCTTCTTCGAGGAGTACGTCACCAGGTACACCGATTTTCCCTTCCTGGTGGAGCTTACGCCCTCCTCCCCTCTTCCTCCGGGAGAGGGGAGGAGTGAGGGCGTCTGGCGCCAGGGCGAACTGGTGCGCGCCGCGCGCTTCGAGCGCTCGGCTTCGCTTGAGCACGCGGAGTGGTGCCTGTGTGTCGCCGACAAGAGCGGCGAGGTGCGCGTTCCCAACGGCAGCCTCGGCTCGCGCTGGAGCAAACAGGAGGGACAGTGGAACCTGGACATGAAGGACGTGGTCGACGGGGGTGAGATCGACCCCGCCCTCACCTTCCTGGGACAGGAGACACGCAAGGTGCTGTTCCGCTTCGAGGGTGAAAAGGACGCGGTCCGCGAGGTGCCGGTACGCCGCGTGCTGACGGCCGGCGGGGAGATCGTGGTGACCACGGTGTTCGATCTGCTCATGGCACAGTTCGGCGTCTCCCGCGGGCTTTCCGGCGACTACCCCCACGGCTACGACTCCGACCTTCCCTTCACGCCGAAGTGGCAGGAAAAACACACCGGCATCGACGCGGAAACCCTGATCAAGATCGCGCGCGAGTGGGGCGAGAACGGCGAGCAGAGCCGGGGACGCAACATGGTCATCATCGGCGCCGGGGTGAACCACTGGTACCACAACGACCTGATCTACCGTGCCGCCATCACCGCGCTCATCCTCACCGGGAGCGTCGGCAGAAACGGCGCGGGGCTCGCCCATTACGTCGGGCAGGAGAAGGTGGCGCCCCTCTCCCCCTGGACCTCCATCGCCATGGCGCAGGACTGGGTCAAGGGGAGCCGGCTGCAGAACACGCCGAGCTTCTGGTACATGCACTCGGACCAGTGGCGCTACGACCGCAACTTCGTCGACTACTTCAAGCCGGAGACCGGCGACAAGATGCCGATGCACGCGGCGGACTTCAACGCCAAGGCGGTGCGCCTCGGGTGGCTCCCCTTCGCGCCGCACTTCGACGCCAATCCCCTGGAGCTCATGAAACAGGCTAAACGCGAGGGGTGCCAGGATGACGACGCCGTCCGCTCCTGGCTGGTGGACCGGCTGAAGAGCGGCAAGAACCGGTTCGCCATCGAGGACCCGGACGCTGCCGGCAACTCGCCCAAGGTCTGGTTCATCTGGCGCGGCAACGCCATCTCCGCCTCCGCCAAGGGGCACGAGTTCTTCCTGAAACACGTGCTCGGCGCCCCCAACTCCAGCGCGACCGCCAAGGAAGTCGCCAAGGGGCAGGTGCAGGACATCGTCTGGCACGACAAGGCGCCCGAGGGGAAGGTAGACCTGGTCGTGGACCTGAACTTCAGGATGGATACCTCGACCCTCTACTCCGACATCGTGCTCCCCGCCGCCACCTGGTACGAGAAGAGCGACCTGAACACCACCGACATGCACTCCTTCGTGAACTGCATGGATGCGGCCGTACCCCCTTCCTGGGAATCCAAATCGGACTGGAAGATATTCAGCAAGATCGCCAAGAAGGTGAGCGAACTGGCGGCGACGCACCTCCCCGAGCCACTGAAGGACGTCATAGCTGCCCCGCTTCTGCACGACACGCCGGGTGAGATCGCCCAGCGCTCGGTCAAGGACTGGAAGCTCGGTGAATGCGAGCCGGTGCCGGGGAAGACCATGCCCAACCTGGCCATCGTCGAGCGCGACTACGTGAACCTCTACAACCGTTTCCTCTCGCTCGGCCCCAACATCGGGCACTTGGGATCACACGGCAACTACTATGACGCGGACGACGAGCACGAGAAGCTGCTGAGGGAACTCCCGAACCGGAGCTGGAACGACAAGAGCTACGTGGACCTGGCGGATGAAAAGGTGGTGGCGGACGTGATCCTTTCGCTGGCGCCGGAGACCAACGGCGAACTGGCGCACCGTGCCTACCAGAATCTTGAGAAGCGGGTCGGAAAGCCCTTGGCGCAGATCGCGGAGGGTGCGCGGGAGGTCCGGGTGAAGTGGGAGGACGTGACCCAGAAGCCGCGCCGGGGGATCAACTCGCCGATCTGGAGCGGGCTTGTCAACGGCGGGCGCCCCTACTCCCCCTACACGCTGAACGTGGAGCACCTGGTGCCCTGGCGCACCCTGTCGGGACGGCAGTCGCTCTACCTGGACCACCCGTACTACCGCGAGTTCCACGAGGGGCTTCCGACCTTCAAGGGGAAACTGAACCCGGCGCTTCTGGACGAGACCGAGGGGGAGACGGGGCTGGTGCTAAACTTCCTGACCCCGCACGGCAAGTGGGGTATCCACTCCACCTACTCGGACAACCTGAGGATGCTCACCCTGTCCCGCGGCGGGCAGGCGGTCTGGCTGAACCACCTGGATGCGGCCGGCGCCGGCATCGAGGACAACGAGCAGATCGAGGTGTACAACGCCAACGGCGTGGTGGTCTGCCGCTCCATCGTATCCTCCAGGATTCCCCGCGGCGCAGCCGTCATGTACCACGCGCCGGAGCGGACGCTGAACATCAAGAAGTCCAAGAAGAGCGGCAAGCGGGGTGGCGTGCACAACAGTCTTTCGCGGATCCGTCTGAAGCCGACCCTGATGCTCGGGGGGTACGCGCAGTTCAGCTACTACTTCAACTACTGGGGCCCAACCGGCGTGAACCGCGACAGTTACGTGGTGGTCAGGAAGCTGAAGTAG
- a CDS encoding sulfite exporter TauE/SafE family protein, translating into MILELLIPMLLCTLLVAVLYSCVGHGGASGYIAVLALFSVAPEVFKPTALTLNLLVAGIATFSFARAGHFSWRLFWPFAATSIPFSFLGGYLTLPSHIYRPLVGVVLLLSASRLLLQKNQGAVGTTPPATPTALFIGAALGLLSGLTGVGGGIFLSPLLLLFKWGEPREVSAVAALFILVNSGAGLLGHLSGVQAIPGYAPLLAGSAVLGGVVGSLLGSRHLPVPTIMRVLSLVLTIAGFKLLLV; encoded by the coding sequence ATGATCCTGGAACTTCTGATACCGATGTTGTTGTGCACCCTGCTGGTTGCGGTCCTCTACTCGTGCGTGGGGCACGGCGGCGCCTCGGGGTACATCGCGGTGCTGGCGCTTTTCAGCGTGGCGCCGGAAGTGTTCAAGCCTACCGCGCTCACCCTGAACCTCCTGGTGGCGGGAATCGCCACCTTTTCCTTCGCCCGCGCCGGGCATTTCTCGTGGCGTCTTTTCTGGCCCTTCGCGGCCACCTCGATTCCCTTCAGCTTCCTGGGTGGCTACCTCACCCTCCCCTCTCACATCTACCGGCCGCTGGTCGGGGTGGTGCTGCTTCTCTCGGCGTCGCGCCTCTTGCTGCAGAAAAATCAGGGGGCCGTGGGCACCACTCCCCCTGCCACCCCCACCGCCCTCTTCATCGGGGCCGCCCTCGGGCTTCTCTCCGGCCTCACCGGCGTCGGGGGCGGCATTTTCCTGAGTCCGCTTTTGTTGCTGTTCAAATGGGGTGAACCGAGGGAGGTGTCGGCGGTTGCCGCGCTTTTCATTCTGGTCAACTCAGGAGCGGGTCTGCTTGGGCATTTGAGCGGGGTGCAGGCGATACCCGGTTACGCACCCCTTTTGGCCGGCAGCGCCGTTTTGGGCGGCGTGGTCGGCTCGCTGCTCGGTAGCCGTCACCTCCCCGTCCCCACCATCATGCGTGTCCTTTCGCTGGTCCTCACCATCGCCGGTTTCAAGCTGCTGCTGGTTTAG
- the narH gene encoding nitrate reductase subunit beta produces MDVRAQIVMVFNLDKCIGCHTCSISCKNIWTDRKGAEYMWWNNVETKPGVGYPRQWEDQERVKGGWVVDGKKLKLKAMGKGPTLANMFFQPNMPKIEDYYEPFDFDYGNLAGAKESKDQPVAEAFSQISGKKIEEIQGGPNWDDDLSGSQVYAANDLNLKNKKVIESYDSMFMQYLPRICNHCLNPACVASCPSRALYKRGEDGIVLVDQEVCKGWRFCTSACPYKKVYFNWNTGKAEKCIFCYPRVETGQCNACAHSCVGRIRYVGVLLYDADAVEAAALHGDTELVEAHRGVILDPCDPEVCRQARENGISDNWLEAAAASPVYALVKEFRIALPLHPEFRTLPMAYYIPSLSPVLSTWGDTHKLLEHGLIPALETLRVPIGYLASLLSGGNEGVIEEVLKKLIAVRVQMRAENLGLPADPALLQAAGLDEAAAKKLYRLFTVAGYNERNVIPPQQREEQDPQRRKQEAGFGILKKTRGGSK; encoded by the coding sequence ATGGATGTAAGAGCTCAGATAGTGATGGTCTTCAACCTGGACAAGTGCATCGGCTGTCACACCTGTTCCATCTCCTGCAAGAACATCTGGACCGACCGCAAGGGCGCCGAGTACATGTGGTGGAACAACGTCGAAACCAAGCCGGGCGTCGGCTATCCCCGGCAGTGGGAAGACCAGGAGCGCGTCAAGGGTGGCTGGGTGGTCGACGGCAAGAAGCTGAAGCTGAAAGCGATGGGCAAGGGCCCGACCCTCGCGAACATGTTCTTCCAGCCCAACATGCCGAAGATCGAGGACTATTACGAGCCTTTCGACTTCGACTACGGCAACCTCGCGGGCGCCAAGGAGTCCAAAGACCAGCCGGTCGCAGAGGCATTCTCCCAGATCTCCGGCAAGAAGATCGAGGAGATCCAGGGGGGACCGAACTGGGATGACGACCTCTCAGGGTCCCAGGTCTACGCCGCCAATGACCTGAATCTCAAGAACAAGAAGGTGATCGAGTCCTACGACTCGATGTTCATGCAGTACCTGCCGCGCATCTGCAACCACTGCCTCAACCCGGCCTGCGTCGCCTCCTGCCCCTCCCGCGCCCTCTACAAGCGGGGCGAGGACGGCATCGTCCTGGTGGACCAGGAGGTCTGCAAGGGGTGGCGCTTTTGTACCAGCGCCTGCCCGTACAAGAAGGTCTATTTCAACTGGAACACGGGTAAGGCGGAGAAGTGCATCTTCTGCTACCCGCGCGTGGAGACCGGTCAGTGCAACGCCTGCGCCCACAGCTGCGTCGGGCGCATCCGCTACGTGGGGGTGCTGCTCTACGACGCCGACGCCGTGGAGGCGGCCGCGCTCCATGGGGATACCGAGCTCGTCGAGGCGCACCGCGGGGTGATCCTCGACCCGTGCGATCCTGAGGTGTGCAGGCAGGCCAGGGAAAACGGGATCTCGGACAACTGGCTGGAAGCGGCGGCCGCATCGCCGGTCTACGCGCTGGTGAAGGAATTCCGGATCGCGCTCCCGCTGCACCCGGAGTTCAGGACGCTTCCCATGGCGTACTACATCCCCTCCCTGTCGCCGGTCCTTTCGACCTGGGGCGATACCCACAAGCTCCTGGAGCACGGCTTGATCCCGGCGCTGGAGACCCTGCGCGTCCCCATCGGGTACCTGGCGAGCCTGCTGTCCGGTGGCAACGAGGGGGTCATCGAGGAGGTGCTGAAGAAGCTGATCGCCGTGAGGGTACAGATGCGGGCGGAAAACCTGGGGCTGCCGGCGGACCCGGCACTGCTCCAGGCGGCGGGGCTGGACGAGGCGGCGGCGAAAAAGCTGTACCGGCTCTTCACGGTGGCGGGGTACAACGAGCGAAACGTCATTCCGCCCCAGCAGCGCGAGGAGCAGGACCCGCAACGGCGCAAGCAGGAAGCGGGCTTCGGCATCCTGAAGAAGACCAGGGGAGGCAGCAAATGA